Proteins encoded in a region of the Gammaproteobacteria bacterium genome:
- a CDS encoding tRNA pseudouridine(13) synthase TruD, with translation MTASIVFPGDFSQFVRACGEPLCPALMKQECEDFQVDEELGFEPVGVGDHLFLRVRKRDLGTADAADRLAREIGAEPGVVGFSGMKDRRAVTSQWFSVPAKLGRGLKAGVSLGAGLELLEVRSNDRKLRLGSHRANHFRIRLRQLSVDPGELAARLDRISTAGVPNYFGPQRLGRQMSNVCQAQDYFRGFDDIKGMPRLPRKKKSMLLSATRSFLFNGILSRRVTEASWNRMLPGEVFNLAGTKRLFKAKPTDDVGVLESRLGELDIHPTGLLAGEADGKDPYLACDAVAALEADCLAVFPELSAGLVRAGVQSSRRALRLVPKDLRAEFEDAETLVLSFTLGPGGYATALLRELVLV, from the coding sequence ATGACCGCTTCGATCGTCTTTCCCGGAGACTTTTCCCAATTCGTTCGCGCCTGCGGAGAGCCGCTCTGCCCGGCGCTTATGAAACAGGAGTGTGAGGATTTCCAGGTTGACGAAGAGCTTGGCTTCGAACCGGTCGGGGTTGGTGATCATCTGTTTTTAAGGGTTCGAAAGCGGGATCTTGGAACCGCGGACGCTGCCGATCGCCTTGCCCGCGAGATCGGCGCAGAACCCGGCGTAGTGGGGTTCTCTGGCATGAAGGACCGGCGCGCTGTGACGTCCCAATGGTTCAGTGTGCCGGCAAAGCTCGGCAGGGGGCTCAAGGCCGGTGTCTCACTGGGCGCCGGGCTGGAATTGCTGGAAGTGCGCAGTAATGACCGCAAGCTGCGTCTGGGCAGTCATCGCGCCAACCATTTTCGAATCCGCCTGCGCCAGCTCAGCGTGGATCCTGGGGAACTGGCAGCGCGACTGGACAGAATCAGCACCGCCGGCGTGCCCAACTATTTTGGGCCGCAGCGGCTCGGACGACAGATGTCAAACGTGTGTCAGGCTCAAGATTATTTCCGCGGATTCGATGACATAAAGGGGATGCCGCGCTTACCCAGAAAGAAAAAGAGCATGCTCCTGTCGGCCACGCGCAGTTTTCTGTTCAATGGGATTCTTTCCAGGCGTGTCACAGAGGCGAGCTGGAACCGGATGTTGCCCGGTGAGGTATTCAACCTGGCGGGCACCAAGCGCCTGTTCAAGGCGAAGCCTACGGACGACGTCGGCGTGCTGGAATCGCGGCTGGGCGAGCTCGATATCCACCCGACCGGTCTGCTGGCTGGCGAGGCGGACGGCAAGGATCCCTATCTGGCCTGCGATGCTGTCGCCGCGCTGGAGGCTGATTGCCTGGCCGTCTTTCCCGAATTGTCTGCAGGGTTGGTGCGGGCAGGTGTGCAATCCTCCCGGCGGGCATTACGTCTGGTACCGAAGGATTTGCGGGCTGAATTTGAAGACGCAGAGACATTGGTGCTGAGCTTTACGCTGGGACCAGGCGGTTATGCCACCGCGCTGCTGCGGGAACTGGTGCTGGTCTGA
- a CDS encoding septum formation initiator family protein encodes MNKLVTGSLILALAVFQYQIWFGKSSLRALNALEARLESQQASNLEMRERNRYLAVEVKDLQGGLEAVEERARSELGMIGKDETFYLIVE; translated from the coding sequence ATGAACAAACTGGTTACGGGATCTCTGATACTGGCTCTGGCTGTTTTTCAATACCAGATCTGGTTTGGAAAAAGCAGTCTGCGGGCCCTGAATGCGCTGGAAGCGAGGCTTGAAAGTCAGCAGGCCAGTAATCTGGAAATGCGGGAGCGCAACCGCTATCTGGCGGTAGAAGTAAAGGATTTGCAGGGCGGACTGGAAGCCGTTGAAGAGCGGGCCCGCTCTGAACTGGGCATGATCGGAAAAGACGAGACTTTTTACCTTATAGTCGAATGA
- the ispF gene encoding 2-C-methyl-D-erythritol 2,4-cyclodiphosphate synthase has translation MNLRIGHGFDVHKFSDVHEPGCMLTLGGVKVPHDRPLLAHSDGDVVVHALCDALLGAIGAGDIGQHFPDTDSRYENIDSCLLLQSVIDQVRDKGYRVVNADMTVVAQAPRLAPHVNAMRERLAAVVGVPASCLNVKATTTEGLGFPGRREGLAAHAVVLLAGNGAE, from the coding sequence ATGAACCTCCGTATCGGCCACGGCTTCGACGTGCACAAATTTTCCGATGTTCATGAGCCCGGCTGTATGCTGACTCTGGGCGGAGTGAAGGTGCCCCATGACAGACCCCTGCTGGCCCACTCCGATGGCGACGTCGTCGTCCACGCGCTTTGCGATGCGCTCCTGGGCGCCATCGGTGCCGGCGACATAGGCCAGCATTTTCCCGATACCGATTCCCGCTATGAAAATATAGACAGTTGTCTGCTGTTGCAGTCGGTCATCGATCAGGTTCGCGACAAGGGTTATCGGGTTGTCAATGCCGACATGACGGTGGTGGCACAGGCGCCGCGTCTGGCGCCCCACGTAAACGCCATGCGTGAAAGGCTGGCGGCGGTCGTGGGGGTTCCCGCATCCTGTCTCAACGTCAAAGCGACGACCACCGAAGGGCTGGGTTTCCCCGGCCGCCGGGAAGGGCTTGCCGCCCATGCCGTAGTCCTGCTGGCGGGCAATGGAGCAGAATGA
- the tilS gene encoding tRNA lysidine(34) synthetase TilS, which yields MTFDPGLILSELDDLADNVSLVIALSGGLDSMVLLESLSSLQHAGRLCRPVSALHVNHGLNPDADSWLQFCQRQCQRRGIHFSGTQVTVELQPGESLEELARRARYRVFEHQLDKDQCLVMGHHLDDQMETLLLRLNRGAGPGGLAGMPRSRELGSALLLRPLLPYRRHQLEEFARDRGLEWVEDASNANRQFDRNFWRHEVLPIIEQRFPGFRESWHKAMTLCAEADQLAEELALLDLASMATDDPRILQVQPLLRLDQVRQRNLLRHWMLKTGFAPPGWQLMQRLVTEIIVSDKPGARLDCARGSVQRFGDQLLLFSDTQEPTIGPEQWEPDSQPLLALAGNGNLRAVGAAAGHGGSPRQRLRYSGGGLKVSYTSDGGSIHLAGRPGKSLRKILQESTLPPWLRSRQPLLYADDKLVCIPGIGVVEQFAAGPGEPALLVSWEQPDLLHRQPQDD from the coding sequence ATGACGTTTGACCCGGGGTTAATCCTGTCGGAATTAGACGACCTGGCTGACAATGTATCCCTGGTGATTGCTCTCAGCGGCGGTCTCGATTCCATGGTGCTGCTGGAGTCCCTCAGCTCCCTGCAGCACGCCGGGCGGCTCTGTCGCCCGGTAAGCGCCCTGCATGTTAATCACGGTCTTAATCCTGATGCCGACAGCTGGTTGCAGTTCTGTCAGCGCCAGTGCCAGCGACGTGGCATTCATTTCTCGGGCACGCAGGTCACGGTCGAGCTGCAGCCTGGCGAGAGTCTGGAAGAGCTGGCCCGGCGGGCGCGGTACAGAGTTTTTGAACATCAACTGGATAAGGATCAGTGTCTGGTGATGGGGCATCACCTGGATGATCAGATGGAGACCCTGCTGTTGCGCCTGAATCGCGGGGCAGGGCCTGGTGGTCTGGCCGGGATGCCCCGGAGCCGGGAATTGGGCAGCGCGCTGTTGTTAAGACCGTTGCTGCCTTATCGGCGCCACCAGCTGGAAGAGTTTGCCCGTGACCGGGGACTGGAGTGGGTGGAGGATGCAAGTAATGCCAACCGCCAGTTTGACCGGAATTTCTGGCGCCATGAGGTGCTGCCGATAATCGAGCAACGATTTCCCGGCTTCCGGGAAAGCTGGCATAAAGCCATGACTTTATGCGCTGAAGCAGATCAGCTGGCGGAGGAGCTTGCGTTACTGGACCTGGCGAGTATGGCTACGGATGATCCCAGGATCCTGCAGGTGCAACCCTTGCTGCGGCTTGATCAGGTCAGGCAGCGCAATTTGCTGCGCCACTGGATGCTCAAAACGGGCTTCGCGCCGCCGGGCTGGCAGCTTATGCAAAGGCTGGTCACTGAAATTATTGTCAGCGATAAGCCGGGGGCAAGACTGGATTGTGCGCGCGGGTCGGTGCAACGCTTCGGTGACCAGTTGCTATTGTTTTCCGACACTCAGGAACCGACTATTGGGCCAGAGCAGTGGGAACCAGACAGTCAGCCTCTGTTGGCGTTGGCTGGCAACGGTAATCTGCGGGCAGTGGGAGCAGCTGCAGGGCATGGGGGCAGTCCACGACAGCGACTGCGGTACAGTGGAGGTGGCCTGAAGGTAAGTTACACTAGCGATGGTGGCTCGATTCACCTGGCTGGCCGTCCGGGCAAGTCCCTCAGAAAAATCCTGCAGGAGTCCACCTTGCCGCCCTGGCTGCGAAGCCGGCAGCCATTGCTTTATGCTGACGATAAACTGGTCTGCATTCCGGGTATCGGCGTGGTTGAGCAGTTTGCAGCCGGCCCCGGGGAGCCGGCCCTTCTCGTCAGCTGGGAACAGCCCGACCTGCTGCATCGCCAGCCGCAAGATGACTGA
- the kdsA gene encoding 3-deoxy-8-phosphooctulonate synthase, whose translation MNQKSISIANLKVSNDLPFTLIGGMNVLESRELALQVAEHFVEVAARLKIPYIFKASFDKANRSSVTSFRGPGLDEGLKILQEIKQTFQVPLLTDIHTPEEALPASEVVDVLQLPAFLSRQTDLVVAMARTGAVINIKKAQFLAPQEMGHILSKFQQAGNDQLMLCERGSCFGYNNLVVDMLGFPIMKRFGFPVLFDVTHALQLPGGQEQSAGGRRGQVTALARAGLSQGIAGLFLEAHPEPSQAKCDGPCALRLERLEAFLRQIKAMDELVKSMPELDTQ comes from the coding sequence ATGAATCAGAAATCCATTTCTATTGCCAATCTGAAGGTATCCAATGATCTTCCGTTTACCCTGATTGGTGGAATGAACGTTTTAGAAAGTCGGGAGCTGGCCCTGCAGGTGGCGGAACATTTTGTGGAAGTCGCCGCACGGTTGAAAATCCCCTATATCTTCAAAGCTTCATTCGATAAGGCCAATCGGTCTTCGGTTACTTCCTTTCGGGGGCCTGGCCTGGATGAAGGGCTCAAGATCCTGCAGGAAATCAAGCAGACTTTCCAGGTGCCACTACTGACTGATATCCATACGCCGGAGGAGGCCCTGCCTGCCAGCGAAGTGGTTGATGTTCTGCAATTGCCGGCATTTCTGTCCCGGCAGACAGACCTGGTGGTGGCGATGGCCAGGACCGGCGCCGTGATCAACATTAAGAAGGCACAGTTTCTGGCGCCCCAGGAAATGGGGCATATCCTGAGCAAGTTTCAACAGGCGGGTAACGACCAGTTGATGCTTTGTGAGCGAGGCAGCTGCTTCGGTTACAACAACCTGGTGGTGGACATGCTGGGATTTCCGATTATGAAGCGCTTTGGATTTCCGGTGCTGTTCGATGTCACCCACGCCCTGCAATTGCCTGGTGGTCAGGAGCAGTCGGCAGGGGGCAGGCGGGGGCAGGTCACAGCACTGGCACGGGCAGGGCTCAGTCAGGGAATCGCGGGGCTGTTTCTGGAAGCCCATCCCGAGCCCTCACAGGCAAAGTGTGACGGGCCCTGTGCCTTACGACTTGAGCGCCTGGAAGCCTTTCTCCGGCAGATCAAGGCGATGGACGAACTGGTCAAGTCGATGCCTGAACTCGATACCCAGTGA
- a CDS encoding acetyl-CoA carboxylase carboxyltransferase subunit alpha, translated as MDPNYLEFEQPIADLEIKINELRLVGSDNELNISDEIQKLQEKNTKLTEKIYSNLSPWQIAQVARHPLRPYTLDYIQHIFTDFDELHGDRLFADDLALIAGIGRLDDKPVMIIGHQKGRGTKEKVRHNFGMPRPEGYRKARRLVQMAERFRMPVLTFIDTPGAYPGMDSEERGINEAIAENMALMSQVRTPLIATVTGEANSGGAIAIGVADYLNMMQYSTYTVITPEGCATILWKSAEYAAQAAEAMGVTSKRLQELGIVDETIPEPLGGAHRDVAAAAESIKATLVQQIDQLQRLELDDLVARRYQRLMSYGIHS; from the coding sequence ATGGATCCCAATTACCTTGAGTTCGAACAACCGATAGCGGATCTTGAAATCAAGATCAATGAACTGCGCCTGGTCGGCTCTGATAACGAGCTGAACATCAGCGACGAGATTCAGAAGCTGCAGGAGAAAAACACCAAGCTGACAGAAAAAATTTATTCCAATCTGTCTCCCTGGCAGATAGCCCAGGTGGCCCGCCACCCTTTGCGTCCCTATACCCTGGACTATATACAGCATATTTTTACTGACTTTGACGAATTGCACGGTGATCGGTTGTTTGCCGATGATCTGGCGCTGATCGCTGGTATTGGCCGCCTGGATGACAAGCCGGTAATGATCATTGGCCACCAGAAGGGACGGGGCACCAAGGAAAAGGTGCGGCACAATTTTGGCATGCCCCGGCCAGAGGGTTACCGCAAGGCGAGGCGCCTGGTGCAAATGGCCGAGCGTTTCAGAATGCCGGTGCTCACCTTTATCGATACTCCCGGTGCTTATCCCGGCATGGATTCTGAAGAGCGGGGGATCAATGAAGCAATTGCGGAAAACATGGCGCTGATGTCTCAGGTCAGAACCCCCTTGATCGCGACGGTAACCGGCGAAGCGAATTCCGGCGGGGCCATCGCCATCGGCGTCGCCGATTACCTGAACATGATGCAGTATTCCACTTACACCGTCATTACGCCGGAAGGCTGCGCCACTATCCTTTGGAAATCAGCGGAATACGCAGCCCAGGCGGCTGAGGCCATGGGAGTCACTTCCAAACGCCTGCAGGAGCTGGGTATTGTGGATGAGACGATCCCTGAACCCCTCGGTGGCGCCCATCGTGATGTCGCTGCCGCGGCGGAGTCTATCAAGGCAACCCTGGTGCAGCAGATAGATCAGCTTCAGCGCCTGGAGCTGGATGATTTGGTCGCGCGGCGTTATCAGCGTCTGATGAGTTATGGTATTCATTCCTGA
- the ispD gene encoding 2-C-methyl-D-erythritol 4-phosphate cytidylyltransferase, whose amino-acid sequence MSIWAIIPAAGIGRRMRSKVPKQYLNLNGRPIIETSLARIGSLSYVRQVVVMLNPEDTVWPTLGLENNPKIHCQFGGENRYQSVLNGLRYLESKAADDDWVLVHDAARPCVRRKDVDKLITQIADHPVGGVLGAPVDNTMKLVDENQEVVSTVDRVNVWSAFTPQVLRFRLLLEALEAVDKSQKTVTDEATAVELMGHRPRMVIGHRDNIKITHPSDLNLAAQILSSQGIE is encoded by the coding sequence ATGTCGATATGGGCAATTATTCCTGCCGCCGGAATTGGTCGCAGAATGCGGTCAAAAGTCCCCAAACAGTACCTGAACCTGAACGGAAGACCTATTATTGAGACGTCGCTGGCCAGGATAGGCTCGCTGAGCTACGTGCGCCAGGTCGTAGTAATGCTGAATCCGGAAGACACTGTCTGGCCTACGCTGGGGCTGGAAAACAACCCCAAGATACATTGCCAGTTTGGCGGTGAGAACCGCTACCAGTCAGTTTTGAATGGCTTAAGGTATCTGGAATCCAAGGCGGCGGACGACGATTGGGTACTGGTGCACGATGCCGCCCGTCCCTGTGTCCGGCGCAAGGACGTGGACAAATTGATCACGCAGATTGCCGACCATCCGGTCGGAGGTGTACTGGGTGCCCCGGTCGACAATACCATGAAGCTGGTGGATGAAAACCAGGAGGTGGTGTCCACGGTGGACAGAGTCAATGTCTGGAGTGCGTTTACCCCGCAGGTGTTGCGTTTCCGGTTGTTACTCGAAGCACTGGAAGCCGTGGATAAAAGCCAGAAAACCGTGACGGACGAGGCCACCGCTGTGGAATTGATGGGACACAGGCCGAGGATGGTGATCGGTCATCGGGACAACATCAAGATTACCCACCCCAGTGATCTAAATCTTGCCGCCCAGATACTCAGCTCCCAGGGCATTGAGTAA
- the eno gene encoding phosphopyruvate hydratase, whose amino-acid sequence MSEISDIRAREVLDSRGNPTVQADVTLASGAFGTACAPSGASTGSREALELRDKDPARYLGKGVLTAVNNVNTAIKGCLVGREASDQAGLDAAMNALDGTENKSSLGANAILAVSLAAAKAAAADTGVPLYAHIRSLVSDPAPYSLPVPMMNIVNGGEHADNNVDIQEFMVQPTGATSFSEALRYGAEIFHALKSVLNKQGLSTAVGDEGGFAPNLPSNAAALDAIVQAVEMAGLKMGEHIHLALDCAASEFYRDGKYQLRGEGASYDSAGFVDYLQQLTSQYPILSIEDGMDESDWDGWAKLSAQLGDKVQLVGDDLFVTNTGILERGIRQNIANSILIKFNQIGTLSETLAAIAMARAANYTAVISHRSGETEDTTIADLAVATGAGQIKTGSLCRSDRVAKYNRLLRIEEELGSAARYNGLAEFAHVGRG is encoded by the coding sequence ATGTCAGAAATCAGCGATATTCGAGCCCGGGAGGTTCTGGACTCCCGAGGCAACCCCACTGTGCAGGCGGATGTGACACTGGCGTCCGGAGCCTTTGGTACCGCCTGCGCCCCTTCCGGAGCTTCCACCGGATCGCGTGAGGCGCTTGAGCTTCGTGACAAAGACCCCGCCCGCTACCTGGGTAAGGGCGTATTGACCGCTGTCAATAATGTGAATACCGCTATCAAGGGTTGCCTGGTAGGCCGGGAAGCCAGCGATCAGGCCGGCCTGGATGCTGCCATGAATGCGCTGGATGGCACGGAGAACAAATCAAGTCTCGGTGCCAATGCAATCCTGGCGGTTTCTCTGGCGGCTGCCAAGGCGGCCGCTGCAGATACGGGTGTGCCGCTCTATGCGCACATCAGAAGTCTGGTGAGCGATCCTGCTCCGTACTCCCTGCCGGTACCCATGATGAATATCGTCAACGGCGGTGAACACGCGGACAACAACGTGGACATTCAGGAATTCATGGTACAGCCCACTGGCGCCACCAGCTTCTCAGAGGCACTGCGCTATGGCGCCGAAATCTTCCACGCACTCAAATCGGTGTTGAATAAGCAGGGTTTGAGCACGGCGGTCGGTGACGAGGGTGGCTTTGCCCCCAATCTGCCCTCCAACGCCGCTGCTCTGGACGCGATAGTGCAGGCAGTGGAAATGGCCGGTCTCAAGATGGGTGAACACATTCACCTGGCTCTGGATTGTGCCGCGTCGGAGTTTTATCGGGATGGCAAGTACCAATTGCGGGGCGAGGGCGCCAGCTACGATTCGGCAGGCTTCGTTGATTATCTGCAACAGTTGACCAGCCAGTACCCGATATTGTCGATTGAAGATGGCATGGATGAGAGTGACTGGGATGGCTGGGCTAAATTATCGGCTCAACTGGGCGATAAGGTGCAACTGGTGGGTGACGATTTGTTCGTGACCAATACCGGTATTCTGGAGCGCGGCATCAGGCAGAATATCGCCAATTCAATTTTGATCAAGTTCAACCAGATCGGCACGCTCAGTGAAACACTGGCGGCTATCGCCATGGCGCGGGCAGCCAATTATACGGCGGTGATTTCACATCGCTCCGGTGAGACAGAAGACACCACTATCGCTGATCTGGCAGTGGCTACCGGAGCCGGCCAGATCAAGACCGGTTCTTTGTGCCGGTCTGATCGGGTCGCGAAGTACAATCGCCTGTTGCGTATTGAAGAAGAACTTGGCAGCGCAGCCCGGTACAATGGGCTGGCGGAGTTTGCCCACGTAGGACGCGGGTGA